The genomic stretch AATCCGTCAATCATATAGAAAAAAGGATTGGCATAGCTGATATGCTGAAAGAATTTCGGCAGCGCCGTGATGGAATAGAATGTCCCCGAAAGGAACGCCAGCGGCGAGATGATGTAATTGGTAATCGCCGACATCTGGTCGAACCCTTGTGACCACAGCCCCGAAAGCACGCCGACCAGCGCCATCATCATGGAAGCCATCAGCACCATGTAAACCGCCACCCACGGGTGCTGCACCTCGGTGGGGATGAAAAAGGAAACGCCCAGCCACACCACCAGCCCCACCGCCAACCCGCGCGTGATGGCCCCCATCATGTAGGCCAGCGTGATCTCGTGCGGCGAAAGCGGCGGCATCAGCACATCGATAATCGTGCCCTGGATCTTGGAAAGAATGAGAGAGGAGGAGCTGTTGGCAAACGCATTCTGCACCACCGCCATCATGATGAGACCGGGCGCGATGAAAACGCCGAACGGCACGTCGCCGTTGGTATCGGTGATCACGCGATGGTCCCCTCCAAGCGCCAGCATGAAAATGGCCAGGAACAGAAGCGTGGATACCAGCGGCGCGATCAATGTCTGGTTCCATACCTTGCCGAAACGCCACACCTCGCGCTTATACATGGTCCATGTGCCGAGCCAGTTGCTGTCCTTCATACAATCTCCGTCTATAATATGGCGTGCCCGGAGGGACTCGAACCCCCGACCGTCTGCTTAGAAGGCAGATGCTCTATCCAGCTGAGCTACGGGCACAGGCCTGTGCGCAGGGTGTAGCATGCCGCGATGCCTCTGGCTAGATTCCGTGACGCCACACGTTCGCACTGCGCCGAAGCCTTTCACATGGGAAAAAGATATGGCCGCGCCTAGGATCGCTTCTCATTCAAAATCATTTGGGTGTCAGGAAAGGGCATGAACATGTCTAATAACAACCAAAACAACAATAATCAGAGCCAGAAACCCGGCAACGATATGAAAACCCCTTCAAACGATCAGGGTTCTTCTAAAAACCTCACCGAAGCCGAAAAAGCCGAAGCTGCAAAACGCAACGAAGCCGGCAAAGAGAACGAACAGAAGAATGAGCAGAAAAAAGCCTCTTAATGGCTGACGCGAATAGCGTTGTTTATTCTGAAAAGCCCCCTGCCTTAACCTAAGCAGGGGGCTTTTTGCATGTTCGCATGGCAAAAAGATACCCCATTCTTCTAAGCTTGTGTGCTTATCCATATAAAGGAGGCGGCCATGCCTACCATCCCTGCCAAACCCCACGGCTCGCCACCACAGCCCAGGCAACCTGAAAAGAAAGACCCGGTTCCCGATAAAAGCTATACCGTGGATATCGGCGACAGCCTGGAGATACCCGCCCGCCAGCAGACAACCACCATGCACCCGCTTTCATGAGCCCACAAACCGTCACTCCCCAGCAGGTGCTGGATTTCTGGTTTGCCCCCGGCCGTGAGGAACAATGGTTTGCCCCCTCACCGGCGCTGGATGAGGAAATCCGCGCGCGCTTTGCTCAAGTCTATGAATCGGCTCGCTCCGGCAAATTGCAGGCATGGAAAAAAACACCCGAAGGACTATTGGCCCTCATCCTTGTACTGGATCAATTCCCCCGCAACATGTTCCGAGACAACCCCCAGGCCTTCGCCACGGACAGGATGGCCATCGATCTGTCTCGACATGGGCTGGAACATGAACAGGAACTGCACCTGCCCCCGATCTGGCGCATTTTTTTCTACATGCCCCTGATGCACAGCGAAATGCTGACTGAGCAGGAACTGTCGGTGGCCATGTATGAGCGCCTCGGCTTCCCGGCCAATTTGGAATTCGCCCGTCAGCACCATTACATCATCAAACATTTCGGGCGCTTTCCACATCGCAACCACATCCTGGGGCGCGCATCCACGCCGGAAGAGGAAGAATTCCTCACCCAGCCCGGTTCCAGCTTCTGATTAACATCCGGCATCAAAACGACCGCTACGTCATCAGGCAATCCGCCGCTTGTTTATCCAGTGCTTATAAAACTCCGCCTTCGTCATCATTGTTCCCTTATACCCCTGCCGGTAAGTTGGAATCGTATTGCTTGCGTCGGTTTTCGGACTACGCACCCTGTGTTCCGGCTCTTGCTGGAATTAGCGATATCGCCCCTTCCCCCAACCTTGTCTCGGACGAGGGTTTGGGCAAGAGGCATCCTGTTCGTCATTTCCTTCCACTTCGGTGGTGGGAAGTTATCATCGCCGGTCATGCCAATTTCCCTCGAACATTGGTTATCTCGCCGGCGCGGTAATCCCCGGTTTATCCGGGGATGACGACATGGGAAATTCCTCCCCGTCCGGGGGCGCCTTGTCGCGAGCATGGGCGCCTTCCGGCATGGACGGAACCTTTGGTCTTGTTTGAACGTTGTTGACAGTTTTGCACGTTGCTTGCCCTCCCTCAGGTCGACGTGCGCCCCCTTTTGTTATACAAAAGGGGGCTTTTGTCGTTTTAAGATCGTTTCAACAAAAACCTCGCGGCCTAAGCGGCAACCGCGCGAAACAATATCTTATCCTCCTGCTCCTGCTGCAGCTGAAGGTCCGTCTGGCTGTCGATCACCTGTTTCAAATCCTCAAACCGAACCGGCTTCACCAGATACCCCACCGCCCCGAGTGACTTGGCATACTCGATATCCCCATCCACGCAGGAGGTCGAGCACACCACAACCTTCACCCGTTCCATAAGGTTGAGCTGCCGCATCCGCTCCATCAGTTCAAACCCGTCCATCTTGGGCATGTTGATATCCAGCAGCATCAGGTCATACATGCGCCCCTTGCGCGATGCGCGAATCAGCATGTCGAACGCCTCCTGCCCGTCCCGCGCCGCATGCAGGTTGCAATGCATGCGCGGATATTCAAACAGCATGATCTTGCTCAGTTCCAGATCCGTCTCGCTGTCATCCACCAGCAGCACATTGGCCATGGCCGCCGTGGGTGTCGGTTTTCTGCGCGGTTTAGCGGGGCGGATGATTTCCAGCGCCGACACTTCCAACGGCTCGCTCTGGTCTTCCACCGCCTGCAGCTCTTTGGGCAGAATGAACTGGAACATCACCCCGCCCGATGCCGCCGGCTCATACCATATCTTTCCGCCGTGCGATTCGATGATTTTTTTGCAGGTCGCCAGCCCCAGGCCCACGCCGCGCTCGTTTTCCTTGGCGATACGTTTGAATGGCTGAAACACGGTGTCCGCATGCAGCGAATCGATACCCCTGCCGTTATCGCGAATACGAAACAGCCAGTGGTCCGTCATATCCACGGCGGAAATATGCACCTCCGGCCGCACATCGCAATAGCTGATGGCGTTGGAAAGCAGGTTCTGCAGCACCTGGGTCAGCTGTTCGCGGTTGGCATCCAGCCGGGGCAGCGGGCTGCTGCTGATGGTGGCGCCACGCTCGGCTATCTGCGTTGAGAGCCGCTCTTTCACTTCCTGTAACAGGTCGCTCAGGTCGCAGCTTTCCTTGGTCACGGCCTCTGTCGTATCCAGCCTTGTATAAAAATAGACCGTCTCAATCAGCATGCTCATGTAATCCGTCGCGCGGCGGATATTGCCAAGATATTCGTTGCCCTTGTCCGTCAGCTTTTCCCGTTTGCCGAGCAGGCTCAAAAAAGAATGCACAATCCGAAGCTGCCCTTTCAGGTCATGCGCCATGGCGCGGGCGAATATCTCCAGCGAATTATGCTGCTCGTCCACCCGTTGCTGCATGGCGCAATATTTCATCGCCACCAAAATGGCATGCTCCAGGGTCTCCGTGGTGATCGAACCTTTGGTGATGTAATTCTGCGCCCCTTCGCGGATGGCGCTCACCGCAAGCGTCTCGTTTCCCTGCCCGGTCAGCATCACCACGGGTAAATACGGATATTTGCTGCGGATGCGCTTAAGCACCTCCACCCCGTTGCGCCCGGGCAGTGAATAATCCAGCAGCACGCAGGAGAACGCCTGCTCCTTCAGCATATCAAACCCTTCCTCGCCGCGCTCGGCTTCCGTGAGCTGATAACGCGCATACGCGCTTTTCTGCAGTGTACGGCGATAAAGCAGGCGGTCATCCTCATTATCGTCAATTACCAGGATGCTGAGTGTTTCAGTCATGGCGTGCCTCCTTGGGTAATAAGGCGATTTCAAACCAGTATTCCTTCAGCCGCTTGATGGCCTCAATCAGCCCTTCAAAACTCACCGGCTTCTGCACATACGTATTCGCGCCCATCTGATAACAGGCCTCCACATCACGTTCGTCGTCCGATGTGGTGAGAATGATTACCGGCACGCGCTTCAGCGACTTGTCCTGCTTGATGTGATGCAAGGTCTGGCGCCCGTCCATACCGGGCATGTTGAGATCAAGCAGCACAAGCCCGGGCAGTGCCTGCCCCTTTCCGGCGCTGTGTTTCAGAAAATCCAGCGCCTGCTGGCCGGATTGCGCCCAGTCCACCGGGTTATAGAGGCTGGCTTTTTTAAAGGCGCGCATCGTGGCCTCGTAATCGTCGGGGTTATCCTCCACCAGCAGGATGCTTTGCACGTTTTTGTTCCGCTCGGTCATGCCGCGTCTCCCTGAAGGATGGTGAAGAAAAAGCTGCTGCCCTTGCCGGGCTGTGATTCAAGCCAGATGCGCCCGCCATGACGCTCCACGATTTTTTTAACAAAGGTCAGCCCCACGCCCGTACCGGAAACCTCGCCCGAACCAGCGGGCTGAAGCCGTTTGAAGATGCGAAATATTTCCTGATGAAACCCGGGATCAATGCCCAGCCCGTTATCCTTTACGTAAAACACTGTGGCTGCCCTACCGCCTGCCATATCCGGCTCGTCGAGAAACCCGATCTCCACCTTGGGCGCCTTCTTGTCGTTATATTTCACCGCATTGGTAATGAGATTGCGAAACACCTCCGTCATGCGCGGCCGGTCGCATGTCATCCGGGGCAGTTCACGCGGAACTACTATTTTGGCTTTGCGTTCCTTCAACGTGCTTTCCATCATCTGGGTTATCTCATCCACCACCGCGTTCAGGTTTACTTCCTGTATGGCAAGCTGAGTGCGCCCAAGGCGGGAGAAATAAAGCAGGTCGTTCACCAGGTTTTCCATGCGCTGACACAATTGCGAAAGCCGCTGCAAACGGTGAACCCCGTCCTCGTCCAGCTTGTCGGTGTAATCCTCCATCAGAAAGGAGGCATGGTTGAACAGCCCACGCAGCGGCTCCTTGAGATCATGCGAGGCGATATAGGCGAAATCATCCAGCTCCTGATTGCTGCGCTCCAGTTCGTGAGTATAGCGCAACAGCTTCGCTTCCATGCGCTTGCGCTCCGTAACATCGGTGGAAATACCGCAGATGGCGTAAAGCTGCCCCACGGC from bacterium encodes the following:
- a CDS encoding multidrug ABC transporter permease; the encoded protein is MKDSNWLGTWTMYKREVWRFGKVWNQTLIAPLVSTLLFLAIFMLALGGDHRVITDTNGDVPFGVFIAPGLIMMAVVQNAFANSSSSLILSKIQGTIIDVLMPPLSPHEITLAYMMGAITRGLAVGLVVWLGVSFFIPTEVQHPWVAVYMVLMASMMMALVGVLSGLWSQGFDQMSAITNYIISPLAFLSGTFYSITALPKFFQHISYANPFFYMIDGFRYGMIGHSDGAVEIGMPLLAVMNLILWASTYWLFKTGYRLKS
- a CDS encoding DUF924 family protein is translated as MSPQTVTPQQVLDFWFAPGREEQWFAPSPALDEEIRARFAQVYESARSGKLQAWKKTPEGLLALILVLDQFPRNMFRDNPQAFATDRMAIDLSRHGLEHEQELHLPPIWRIFFYMPLMHSEMLTEQELSVAMYERLGFPANLEFARQHHYIIKHFGRFPHRNHILGRASTPEEEEFLTQPGSSF
- a CDS encoding response regulator; this translates as MTETLSILVIDDNEDDRLLYRRTLQKSAYARYQLTEAERGEEGFDMLKEQAFSCVLLDYSLPGRNGVEVLKRIRSKYPYLPVVMLTGQGNETLAVSAIREGAQNYITKGSITTETLEHAILVAMKYCAMQQRVDEQHNSLEIFARAMAHDLKGQLRIVHSFLSLLGKREKLTDKGNEYLGNIRRATDYMSMLIETVYFYTRLDTTEAVTKESCDLSDLLQEVKERLSTQIAERGATISSSPLPRLDANREQLTQVLQNLLSNAISYCDVRPEVHISAVDMTDHWLFRIRDNGRGIDSLHADTVFQPFKRIAKENERGVGLGLATCKKIIESHGGKIWYEPAASGGVMFQFILPKELQAVEDQSEPLEVSALEIIRPAKPRRKPTPTAAMANVLLVDDSETDLELSKIMLFEYPRMHCNLHAARDGQEAFDMLIRASRKGRMYDLMLLDINMPKMDGFELMERMRQLNLMERVKVVVCSTSCVDGDIEYAKSLGAVGYLVKPVRFEDLKQVIDSQTDLQLQQEQEDKILFRAVAA
- a CDS encoding response regulator: MTERNKNVQSILLVEDNPDDYEATMRAFKKASLYNPVDWAQSGQQALDFLKHSAGKGQALPGLVLLDLNMPGMDGRQTLHHIKQDKSLKRVPVIILTTSDDERDVEACYQMGANTYVQKPVSFEGLIEAIKRLKEYWFEIALLPKEARHD
- a CDS encoding PAS domain-containing protein, with protein sequence MPDGTPVLVGVIRDITELRRMQEQLKESDEQRLKAIMDHCGMPVYIKDLDGRYLQLNRSFLELGDFDESALLGKTDYDIFAPRYADAFRENDLQVQRQRSAMEFEEVAPQADGDHTYVTVKFPLYDAVGQLYAICGISTDVTERKRMEAKLLRYTHELERSNQELDDFAYIASHDLKEPLRGLFNHASFLMEDYTDKLDEDGVHRLQRLSQLCQRMENLVNDLLYFSRLGRTQLAIQEVNLNAVVDEITQMMESTLKERKAKIVVPRELPRMTCDRPRMTEVFRNLITNAVKYNDKKAPKVEIGFLDEPDMAGGRAATVFYVKDNGLGIDPGFHQEIFRIFKRLQPAGSGEVSGTGVGLTFVKKIVERHGGRIWLESQPGKGSSFFFTILQGDAA